The following DNA comes from Capsicum annuum cultivar UCD-10X-F1 chromosome 7, UCD10Xv1.1, whole genome shotgun sequence.
CGGTCTTTTTCCATAgacctaatcagtctaaacatgaTATTTAACCGCTAGATAACCCAATTAATCGACATTTACTTAATTCATCACAAACTTTAAGATcattctctcaagaacataaaCCCTAgccctcaaattcaagatcaaatcccaAGAAATCACTATCAATTTTGATGAATTCATCaactcaggtatgttaagtgttcatcatgggttcctttcacctatggagtccaagtaccatgttttaaattcaactTATGATTTGTATAagtaattatgattttaattttagatttcaACCATGAACCTTGATTTCATACCatgcttacatgaaattgttgtcaTTATCAAACCCCTCATGTTTTAAAGTTGTTGTTTtctaaattaaatcatgaataagcATTATTGATATTTAAATTATGCTATTACTCTGAATTTTATGTTGTTCTCATGCTTATCCGAAACCATACGCAtcaggtgtttgatgaaatgcctacaagagtggaTTTTAATAAATGCTCCCATGTTATGTCCTTCAAGATTAGTACTATTTTTACACttattgctattgagtcttgAGAATTATTAATACCCAAAagcatagctgtttacttagtctcagtagattcagaatagtttcagacatATTATGAGCTATGTCAATTCAGACAGTTATCATaatcaatttaactttaaaaagtTCAGTTTATTGAGtcggttcagttgggagtagaatttggCACCGAGCGAGGACTGGGATAACATCTTCTCCGTTAAATAGGCAGaatcattagtagcagtccctatactctagaactacgtagacagagtaggatatgaggagtcacctatcagattaggcttgactacctcgcaagggtcacctgtcagattaggcttgacacccttagtcatTCGGGATAGTACattagtatagtggatccacacaaccattgttagttcccatggcacggtactaacacccttccaactggggttacaggttggaccctaaacttgcttatttagggcatgtcagttagatgatacctcccacaatctcagttcagtactcagagCAGTAATTTAGTTTTAGTTGTTTGACCATAGCACATAGATATCAGTGATTTAGTTATTAGATttctatattttagtatttacagattatattcagaacatgttatatgcttggccATGCATACTAAGTACTTACAGATTTCACATTATCCTCAGCATTTTTAGACTTCATGTATCCTCAATGTCCAtagatttcatgcactctattcagttttacatgttatatttatatatacaaatgCATCCAGATTGTTTTTATTCATGCTCATGAAACCgtacatatcagcctacctcatttagaataccagtacatttaaagtattgatcaaACATtctttcttgtgctatgatgtatcatattacAGGTTTTGACACCCAATTTCTGTATTGCGCCTAGACTTCTCATACTATTAgtcgtagcagtggtgagtcctctatTCTGAGGACAGactatttagttcatgttttcagttcagtagttagttggagttagttggggccggTCCTATCAACTTACatttagtcagtttagaggctttcaagcactatagttagttatttagtattcaaacTTCAGTTGACATtgtcaaattattttattagtttggttttatagattttattagtttttaatatttaaaaccttatggcttatcagttgttctttcgcgtatattatatttttatccagtgctcacagcaggtatcaacttatgggttagcttgtggtccctagGAATTGTAAGCACTATGTGatacccagggtgtactctcggggtattACTGTAACTAATCCATGCATATGTCAGCACTATTAGAGTACCCGAACAGTACAGCCCAATTAAAATAGAAATTATCCCAAAGAGCATAAAATTATGCATAAATATCAATAATGCAGGCCCCAATTAAATGAATAAGGAGGCACCTCCAACTGAAAAGGTAGCAGTTTCCCCACTGCACAAttaatcaaggataaaagagagataagggtgctccctaaaacCACATCACGGGCTACTATCACTTTTGAACTTTGAATTACCACCATCCTCCTCAAGATCAGACCACTAGGCTAGGGCCTCATTGTCACTGTCCACCCAAGAAGAAGGAAATCAATCCCAAGGTCTTAGGACCTTTCATATACCTTTCACACCCTTCCACATCCTGATAAATAACTcatccctcttcttctcccttgcagccatttttttatgtataatcTGGAGGTCTCAGTATGAATCTGCCAAAGAGGAATAAGCCTTCTCAAGTTTTTCAATGGTGGCTTATTGATTACTTTGGACCTCCTTGTACTTTTCATAATCGGTATATGATGCGTAAGAATGATAAGTAGTAGAAGGCTATCCCGGTCCTCAGGGAATTTTATACACAAGCTCTTGATGGTTGCAATAGTTACTCCGATCTTCTCAAGAGGTCCCGTGGGGGATGGCCTATGAGAATTAGGCTCACTGCAAGTTTGCTTTtccaaatcaatctttcttttcttgGTTTTGTTGGGTGTGCCCTTACCTCAAATCCTCTAGAGGTGGATCGGGGAACTAGGGCGTACCCACGTATCACTAGCATACTCTTCCACCGTTGCTCTTTTGCAAAGCTCTGTAATCAAGGAGGGGGAGAATATATGTATACCACCTTGTCCTTGAAATGATCTAATTCATTAACCATGAGTTGACCAACATTTAGAGGGATATTGTCTAAAATGTACGCAACCATCCTAGCACGTAATTCTGGTACTGTTGTCATGTGGGTGCAAGGAGAAACTCAGCTACAAATAATGTTCAACCATATCCGTGCCTCAAAAGTTAAGTTGTTCATGGAAATATTGCTTTTAGTATTGATCCATAATACTTCCATTCCGGGATATAGCCATTGTGCCAACCAATTCCCCAATTTACACCTCTTTCCTTGGAATTCACCCATGTCTACCTGCTTAAGCCCACAAACAACATTGATTTATTTAGTCCCAAATTTCATCGGCTTTCCCCAAATCCTAACAGTCACATTGAGTGGGTCCATAAAAGACACTTCACTGACGTTTGCATAAAATTCATTGATCCATTATTCATTTGCCATGCAGAGATCTAAGGCAAAGCACTGCCATCATATGGCTTCAAGTTTGTCATGGAATGCCGGTAGTTTCTCTGGCATATTCTCTAAGAAAATTCCTCTCTTCAAGAGCATATTTGTCCTCGAAAGATTACTATAGTAATAAGTGTAGCACTCGGGTGCTAAGAATCATATGTGATTAAACTTATCCATGAGGTCTCTTGAAATCAGTAatcacacattatatattttgatgttatcttaatCATACACGTTTTTCTATATTGATCACTAAAGTTCATTGGAATAGATGCTTGGTGTTGCTTGACTAAAAATTGGAAGTGCAGGATTTTTGGGATGGCAGGAAACTATCCTCAGTTACTGTAGTCGCGAGTCAGGACCGCGGCCATGCTACCTGAGGCTGGTTTCGTGTTAGCTCTGTATGTTTACATTTCTTCCAAATTTAAGCTTGTAGTATGTTCTACAATACGGATGCATATGAAGATCAATGGAACAATGCTAACAAGTGTGTGAATGTGCCCTTTAGAAAGCAAATATTAATATTGAAggttcatttgagaattttatcaaacacttggtgtgcatatCTTATTTGTCTACCTATTTCACATATAATTAGGTACTCATAATTTCCCCACTTGTGTGCACACCTTAATCAAAAATCCAACATCACACCAATACAAAGTATGACAACATGGAAAgcataacaatcaaaattttagGCCCTTTCTTAATCATACATTTTATGGCCTATATTCAAAAGGAAAGGCATGGATTCATGTCACCTACCAGAGTTGTGATGCAAAGGTAAGAAAGAATGTTGTTTGAGAGATCACAAACTTGGCCAAAAATTAGCCCAAATTAAAGAGTACAATATTGAAAGGGAGTGTGAGGGAAATAAGGAAAACAAAGGGCTAAATAACTGAAGTGACCGCGACCGTGGTCAAGGGACCGCTACAGCAAACACCCGTATGACTGCGATCACGCTTGGGGACTGCGATCGCAGCAACTAAGAGCAAATCTGCTCCTCTGTTTCCCCTGTTCAGCATTTTACATCAATTTTGACATATTTCTCCCCTGTTCAGTTTTTAAAGCAAATTACACACTTTCCCCTTTTCAAGCTCATCCAATGCACTCTATAGTTCCATAAATTCATGGCTTATTCATATGCAAAATATAACATCTACCTTACAGAAACATAACAAAATTGACACAAACTACTCtcatggcatttgtgggttgcctcccacctagcgcCTTATTATCATCGTGGTACGACGTCTTTATTCCTTCATTCTCAAAGTGGTTCTTTGGACCCCTtcttattcaccttctcattTTCAACATCCACCATGGATACTACTTCTAACTCCGTGGTTTGCTTCATTGACttgtaaattttgaaaaaaaccTCATCCTCTTGCACTCTAAAATTTATCTCCCCCAGCTCTAGATCGACAATGGCTCTCCCGGTGGCTAAGAAAGGACGACCAAGAATGATAGgcacctcttggtccatttcacaaTCCAATACCATGAAATCCATTAGGAGAATGAACTTGTCCACTTTCAGAAAGACATCAAGCAATATACCCACCGACCTTTTTATAGACTGGTCTGCCATTAAGAGCTGCATAGAGGTTGGTGTTGGGGTATCCAAACAGAGTTTCTTGTATATGACAAAAGGCATTAATttgatgcttgcaccaaggtAACATAAAGATTTTGCAAATTCATGCATCTCAATTGTGCAAGAAATAGTGAATGCTCCGGGGTCATCTTTCTTTTCTGTAACCTTGCTATCCATGATAGCGCTACACCCATGAGTGACCTCAATAGTGTCTCCTTCAACAAGTTTCTTCTTGGACATTAACTTAGCTTATCCCGGGATCTCTTGGATTTCCTAAAGCAATGGGATACTTATCGATAGGTTGCTAAGTTTGGCCATGAACTTTCTCAatttttcattttcctctttCTTAGGAAAACATTGAGCAAACGGGGAAGGAACTTGGATGGTTGGTCTTGGTTCAACTTTTGGCCTTTCAACTTCAACCACTTTTTCATCACTTTCATTGATCTCTTTCTTATAATTTGCCTTTTTTCTTTGAGGTGTCACCTCTTTTGATTTGGACTTAGGCATATTCTCACTCACGTCTCCTCAGAAAGGTTCCTCAGGTTCTCTTTCACCCCTTGTGACAATTGCTAGgacttgagcatcattctttgGGTTAGCAATTGTGTCACTCAGAAGTCCACCTCTAGGTCAAGCATTTAATTATGTTGATATTTTCCCTACTTGGGTCTCCAATTTCTTGATAGAGGCAGAGTGAGACACTGCCATttaagagagttgagagaaatcacccttcaaCTCATAGACCATCTTGTCGGTTCCTTCTACTCTATTCAAGAACCTTGTTAATATATCCTCGATCATAAACTTTTGGGGACAATGGCACTAGATTTCTTGAGTTTACCTTAATCGTGAGGAGGGATATAACTAttaaaattatgttcactatcaCTCCAATCTCTATCCCGCTCATGATccttccaaccttggttcccaccttgtCTTTGATAGGTGGTGCGGGAACCCCCGAGTAGTTTGCAAAGTACCAGATTTCTTCATCCAACTTCTttgcctcttcatcatcttcataagattttgatgctACAGTGTTTACCGCTTTCGCGGATGCACCCATAACATACTTCGTCAAAAGCTCAAGTAGGGTCCTCATTTTGTGCATGTTCTACTCCTTTTCATCTTCtcattttctttgttcattagcCACCACGGAGGTAGTAGAAGGGGTTTTAGAAGCTTCGGTATCACGAGTATGCCAACCCCAATTTTTCTTTGATACTGCTCCTATCAATCGGAAGGCTGCAAGATGATGCATTCTCACTATAGGGTCGCCCACCGCATTATCCACCACCATTTTGTTTAATGGATCAAAAGCCTGATAGAAAATCTCGAGGGGCATCTTTTTTGGGACCTCATGATTTAAGCATTGGGCTAGCATTCCATTAAACCTGTCCCAAGCTTCAAACAACGGTTCTCTATTCATTTGTCGAAAGTTCACAATCTCATTTCGCTTTTGAACCATTTTTATGGTGGGAAATATCTATCAAGAAAATCATGGTAAGCTTTTCCCATGATGTAATTAAACTGGGTGGAAGTGAGAGAAGCCAAAAACTGCCTCACCCGTTAGTGGGAACGAGAAAAGTCGAAGCCAGATGGATTCTTGTGTAATATGTGCTATGTTAAATGGCGCAAAAACTTCCACAAAGTTATTCAAATGGATGTTCGGATCCTCATATACTTGACCCCCATACAACCCTTTCATTTACAATCTATGAAGCATAACTCTAGTCACATGTAATACTCCATTcctattggttggtgggatacgAATTGCACTTTTTTGTCCCGCTTCATTTAATTGGCCTTCATCATTAAGAGGGTCATCAAAGGGGCCCATGTTGCATGCATTATCACTCATTTCTCTATTTATACTTTGATCACTaataaaagattcaaaaataacaaataaagtaaattacacctctctaggtattcccaagtaagaatgATACCACACAAGCGAAATCTATATTTGACTCTCAGAAAacggtgccattttgataacgctcaactcattCCCATAATTGAGTGGTGAGGCGGTCATTTTCAAGTAACCTTATCTGAATTGGGGTTGAATCTCAAGGAGCGAATTATAGACTTCATACCCTATGGGTGTTCAAATTACTATAAGGTTACCCAAAATGCTAACAAAAAcgtaatgtaaaataaaatggggggatttgtttggAAACTCATTGTACAATCTTTAGCAAATGATCAAGAGATGGCACTTTTGTTTTAAGCAACAATGTTGGggaaaatcttgggattatgtctacctaaaggtaaaattTTGTGGGCTAATAatggtttagcatgaaatttagttgttaccTAAAGGATAGGCTAGATCGGAGGTCATTGATATTAATCTTTTGATAAAACCACAACAATTTCACCCGTTGGCTCTTTttagcacctaacaagtgtgaaattcataatcacccaaaacctcaatcaagcatccctatttctaggatgatgctcttgaaaagatttacactcctaatacaattatttctaagatttcaaaagggagcaaaccataggcttaattatccaccattgccttgtctcCCTATAAccatctttcaaggatgttatgggttagctcatattcaccttcatccctctttcgaagatgataaagggtttctagagttttgagtatgtacatttggggctttcacccttcaaattccaactcataagctcaagcaatgatGAAATCCTTAATCAACAACtaacaatcatgcaaacacaacaattcccacacacaaattacactctagttcaacataatccgaagactaaattacttagctactcatgaaaaaattaaagagagatataccataaggattatccaaagcattcattcttcataaAAATGCAAAGACATCAgcctccaaaattagttacacGCTTGCCCAATTAAAGTTTAAAGATTTCAATTCAAAATAtcttatgaggtaagcaatacccaaagaaggaAGGGGTTTTTCTTATATATTGTATGGAATTCGTCCATACAATATTACAAATCtgccatttgggatatttttgcaTAACCGCGATCGCACAGGTCTAATCGCGACTGCAATTCTGTTTTGCCACCGCATTGTGATAACCATTTTGATTGACCATGATCACGGCATGATAGTCCTGGTCATAGTAACTGAGGCTGAACAGCATCAGGTCTCTAGCTGCACTCTTTTTCATCCATTTGATCTCTTctttagctccaatccacatcttttctCCTTCTCAATTTTAGACCATAAAAATATAGAGATCAGtgtattaaataataattttgtcttattttacTTAACAAACATGGTTTTGCATAAAAATAGTTATGCATATGAGTGGTAAGATGACCACTCATCAGTGACATTATGATATAAAAAGTGGGTtatgacaagttggtatcagagcataggttcaCCAGTATTATTGCTACAAGAGCTAAGTTCCTAGCACATTCTTAAAGATTGGTATAGAGACATCTGTATCCTATTTTAGAGAGGTTATGgggcattcttaggaaatcataTTCCTTGGTTCCATATTGTGTGTCTGTATTTCTATAAACCTCTTAGTACTTTGTTTGTTTCCACTTTTTCCCAAATGGATAGCACGAGGTTATCAATAGATACAGATGGAACTTCTATGCATATTTATAGAGTTTTAAATTAGCATAGGGATAGAGAGATAGAGATTAATATTAAGGATCTTCAGTGTTAGATAGAGGTTCTGGGGGCTCCCCTAGCTCGAGCAGACTATGTGACTACCTTAACTCTTTAAGATACCATGTGTTGGGTATTCCAAACCTTTTCATGGATACTTTATATATGGTGGTacacatcaaataattctcaGTCTAGAGTTTGATTTATGTGTATTCACTAGGGCACTTTATCAGTTTTGAAGTATGATATTAGGTTTCTTGATTAGTCCGGACGTACTCCCATGTTGTTTTCTATAAAGCATGAGATGGTGCATGGATTTATCAGAAACTTTTAGTTCTTATGTGAATTGATTTGGGGTTTTCATATCCATTGGTTTTCTTATGCCTTGATATGAATACACTTATTGTTGTAAGCTTTTGTGAAGATTTGTACATATGTGAATATCCCCTatagatattttcttttaatagtggATCATTATTGTGTTTGGCTTGGGGTGTAGCACTTAGGCAAGTCCCATTTCCCCTGGCATATTAGCCTTGATGTGATCTTAGAGTGGTactatttacttttaattttatgtgCCACATGTAGTTTTTACTGTTGTTATTTGTGTTAATGTTTTTACTCTGATTTACCATTACCTAATAAATGGCTAGTCTAGTGATATTTACTTAGTATCCatctttgtaattcttgttcATTTGGCTTAGAGCCTTGGTTGGTTGGTTTTCCCCTTGTCATCAAGGTAAGGTCAATCATTGAGTGGATGGTGGGAGTAAAGGTAGGTTTGGCCTTTCATAGTTTTATTATGATTCTAgtattagtaatttatttttgtgGTCCATTTCAAAGGTTGGTAAGTTTGAGGTGTGTTCTCTTAATTTGGGTGGTTCATCACCTGGTAGTAGTCTtgatcttgatatttttattgagATTGGTACTCCATTATTTCTGTGATGttattttcagtttagtttaGCTCAAAGAGGTTCCAATGGGtgaaatcaataattttttattttggtagtTGTTTGTCCTCATATGATTCAAATGGAATACTTCTTCATGGTGGTATGTTCTTGGGTATTAGTTGTTGGTAACAAAAGTAGGTGTCTTTTGGGTTCAAGTGTTTAATAATATATAGTGAATATTGGTTGGACCAGGTTCAAGCTA
Coding sequences within:
- the LOC107876594 gene encoding uncharacterized protein LOC107876594 produces the protein MRTLLELLTKYVMGASAKAVNTVASKSYEDDEEAKKLDEEICAIMDSKVTEKKDDPGAFTISCTIEMHEFAKSLCYLGASIKLMPFVIYKKLCLDTPTPTSMQLLMADQSIKRSVGILLDVFLKVDKFILLMDFMVLDCEMDQEVPIILGRPFLATGRAIVDLELGEINFRVQEDEVFFKIYKSMKQTTELEVVSMVDVENEKSMPPRRDFVRGVNDQTPQPVDPENESVSYTEFWAAFQVLAQDVTNVNGNR